The following nucleotide sequence is from Nitratidesulfovibrio termitidis HI1.
GCCCAGGCCGCGCAAAGCTGCGCCAACCTTGCCGCCATCCTGGCCGAGGCCGGGGCCAGCCTGGCCAGCGTGGTCAAGACCACGGTATTCATCACCGACATGGCCCACTTTCCGCTGGTGAACGACGCCTACGCGGCGGCCTTTGCCGCGCCCTTCCCCGCCCGCTCGTGCGTGGCCGTGCGCGCCCTGCCCTTGGGCTGCCTGGTGGAGATAGAGGCCGTGGCCGCGCTGTAGGGCCTGATATCCGACCCGTCACACCTGCATCCACAAAAGGCCCGCCGGGTTTCCGGCGGGCCTTTTCGTTGCCGCGCTACGCGCGCCGCGCGCTATTTCTCGGCGTGCAGGATATCCACCAGACCGTCCACGTCGCGCACGTCCAGATGGTCGGCATCGGGCGAAAGAATGCCCGCCCGCCGGAATCCGTTGATGACGTTGGTGGTGGTCACCCGGTGCAGGCCCAGCAATTCACCGATGGTCACCAGCGGCAGGCGGGCCAGGCGGTGGTACAGCGGGGTGGTACGCTGCTGCTCGCCCGCCAGGTGGTACAGGAAATGGGCGATCTTCTGCTCGCTGGTCATGAAGGTGGTGCATTCCAGCTGGGTGGACATGATGTACGACTTGGTGGCCATGTTGCGGCACAGGCAGATGGTCAGCGAGGGATATTTGCCGATGATCTCGCCGAATACCACGTCCTTGCCGAACACAAGGCCCGAACACGGCTCCACCACCTTGATGACGTGCTGGTTCTCCACCTCGCAGAACAGCGAGGACTCGCCCAGGATGCTGCCCGGGCCCAGGATGCCGATGGTGCGTTGCTCTCCGTTGTAGCCCAGGGCGATGATGCGCAGCAGCCCCTCGCGGATGAGCACGATTTCGGACGAGGGCGCGCCGATGTCGTAAACCACGCTTTTGCGCGCCCAGCGCATGGGTCGCCCCAGATGCGCGACCTTTTCCCAGTCTTCGTGCACCGGGGCCACCAGCCAGGGGGGAATGTAGGCACCGTCGAACAGGCGTTCGGCATTCGGCATGGCGCACCTCGCGTCACGGCGGCATTCCGCCGCCACCGGCACTGGTATCGTGCCTGCTGCATCGCCGCAAGAACCCGTCTGCCCTGCCTGTGCACCGCCACGGCACCGCCGTCTTCACCTTGCCGCTTCCATCCTTCATGGGCGTCCGGATTTCTCTCCAAGCATGCTCTTGTCGTACCTGCGTGACAATGGCGTTGCTGTAGTCTGGGCTACACGCAACGCCATGGCGGCGTTCGATGGCGAACGGTGTGGAGAACGGATGGCTTCGGGCGGGAAGGCGGACGGAAATCATGGCCGCCGGTACAGTGGCGATGCGTCGGGGGCGCCTGCCGCTACGCGCGACCAACCATGCGGCCAGCAGCCGACATGACGCCCGAATGGGCGGCGGGAAATCAGACCTTGATGTTCAGGATGTTGCCGGACCAGGGATCGTCGTCGGAGTCGGGCGTTTCGTCCTCGTCCCCCTCCGCCGCCGCAGCCTGGGCCTTGCGACGGGCCAGCAGCATGGCGCGCCGCCGCTGGCGGTTGCGTTCGCGCTCGTCCACCACCTCGGACTTGCCGCTTTCGTCGGTCTTCTGGACCTGCGAACGGTCGTGCTGCAACGCCTGGGCGGCAAGCTGCTGGGCGGCGGCCTGGGCCATTTCCGGGTGTGCCTGCGCCTCGTGGACCACGCGCTCGGCGTGGCCCATCTGGGCGATGACGACGGGAAGCGTCGGGTCGACGGACACGGCGGATCCTCCATCGCCGCATGGTGCCCCGCGCGACGCACCTGCAAGGGGTGGCGGCGGCTGACGACGAAACCCGCTGCCGGGCGGGTCGGCTGTCGGCGGGGGCGGCGGGCTTTGGCGCATCACCCGAAGATGGGGACGACGGGCGGCGCGCCAGGGGGGCCTTGGGGCTCCCCTACTTGACCAGATAGTTCTCTATCAACAAATCCTCCAGCTTACCGATGCTGAGGTATTCGTTCATGATGGCCAGGATGTCCTTTTTCAGCGTTTCGGCATTGGCCGCATCGGTGAGGTAGGTCAGCGACTTGTTCTTCAGATAGTAATACACGGCATCGCGGATGACCACCTTCTTGGCCTGCGCCTCGAACACCAGCTTCTGGTTTTCCGTGGGCGCCGAGAATTTGACGACCAGGAAACGGATGGCACCCTTGGTGTCCTTCTGTTCCACCCAGAACGGCTCCCAGCTCAGGATGGTCTGGGCGGGTTTGGCCGGTTCCGGCGGGGGCGGCGGGGCCTGCTGGGGCACCACGATCTTCTGGACCGCGGCCTCGGGGGACGGCGGCGGGGCTTCCTTCTTGCGCAGCAGGAACCACGCGGCACCGCCGCCTGCCAGCAGCAGCACCAACACGGCCACCACGATGATCAGCAGCTTCTTGTTGGCCAGCAACCCGGCAAGGTTGAGGCTGAATTTCTTCTTGGGGGCATCGCCCTCGGGCGACAGCGCAAGGGTCTGGGCGGCTTGGGGCGGCGGGGGAGGAGCCTTTTCCTCTTCCGGCAGCAGGAAGGGGGCGTCCTCGAGGTCCAGTTCAACCTTGTCTTCCACCGGGGGACCCAGCGAATCGACATCCAGCTGCCCGGCGTCCAGTTCCGCCTTGCCCTCCTCGTCGGACAACAGGCCGTCCACCCCCGGCGTTGCGGGGGAATCGGGAACGGCGGCGGTGACGATGGGCATGAGCAGCATGGTCTGGTCCCTCGCACGGCCCGCGCTGGGGCGTCGGGGTAACGGGCGTCCGGATCAGACCCGGCCGGGAAACGCCGGCATGGGGAGACGCCGTGTCGGCTGGCGTACTGGCCGCCGGGTGCTCCGGAGCGGCAGGGCCTGCCTGCGGAAAGGGGGCATGCGGCGCGGCGCGCGTGCGGCCCTGCACGGCAAACGGGCGCAAGCCCGCCCCATGGCGGCCCGGCGCCCGCAGAAAATGGCGACCTACGGGAAGATCTTGTCGATCTTCTGCTTCATGGTCTCTGCGGTGAAGGGCTTGACGATGTAGTTGGACACCCTGGCCTGCACCGCTTCGATGACGTTTTCCTGCTGGGCTTCGGCCGTCACCATCAGGAAGGGCATGTCGGCGAATTCCTCGCTGGCGCGCACCTTGCGCAGCAGTTCGATGCCGGTCATCTTGGGCATGTTCCAGTCGGAGATGACGAACTCGATGCGGTCCTTGTTCAGGATCTCCCACGCGGTGGTGCCGTCGTCGGCCTCGACCACGTTGGTGAACCCCAGCTGGCGCAGGATGTTCTTGATGATGCGACGCATGGTGGAAAAGTCGTCCACCACGAGGACACGCATATTGGTGTCGTAGGGCATTGTGCGTACTCCTGGCCAACGGACGCCGCAATCACACGGTGCCGTGTTCTCCGTAGTGGTTCCTGAATTCCTTGCGCAGCCTGTTGAGCGCCTGGGAGTGCAGTTGCGAGACGCGCCCCTCGGTGATGCCCATGACCTCGGCTGTTTCGCGCATGTTCAGCTCGTCGCTATAATATAACG
It contains:
- a CDS encoding Rid family detoxifying hydrolase, with the protein product MKHQISSPDAPAAIGPYSQAIRTGNLLFVSGQLPVNPATGAVVEGDAKAQAAQSCANLAAILAEAGASLASVVKTTVFITDMAHFPLVNDAYAAAFAAPFPARSCVAVRALPLGCLVEIEAVAAL
- a CDS encoding Crp/Fnr family transcriptional regulator, with amino-acid sequence MPNAERLFDGAYIPPWLVAPVHEDWEKVAHLGRPMRWARKSVVYDIGAPSSEIVLIREGLLRIIALGYNGEQRTIGILGPGSILGESSLFCEVENQHVIKVVEPCSGLVFGKDVVFGEIIGKYPSLTICLCRNMATKSYIMSTQLECTTFMTSEQKIAHFLYHLAGEQQRTTPLYHRLARLPLVTIGELLGLHRVTTTNVINGFRRAGILSPDADHLDVRDVDGLVDILHAEK
- a CDS encoding flagellar basal body-associated FliL family protein, with product MLLMPIVTAAVPDSPATPGVDGLLSDEEGKAELDAGQLDVDSLGPPVEDKVELDLEDAPFLLPEEEKAPPPPPQAAQTLALSPEGDAPKKKFSLNLAGLLANKKLLIIVVAVLVLLLAGGGAAWFLLRKKEAPPPSPEAAVQKIVVPQQAPPPPPEPAKPAQTILSWEPFWVEQKDTKGAIRFLVVKFSAPTENQKLVFEAQAKKVVIRDAVYYYLKNKSLTYLTDAANAETLKKDILAIMNEYLSIGKLEDLLIENYLVK
- a CDS encoding chemotaxis response regulator CheY; the protein is MPYDTNMRVLVVDDFSTMRRIIKNILRQLGFTNVVEADDGTTAWEILNKDRIEFVISDWNMPKMTGIELLRKVRASEEFADMPFLMVTAEAQQENVIEAVQARVSNYIVKPFTAETMKQKIDKIFP